In one Lycium barbarum isolate Lr01 chromosome 7, ASM1917538v2, whole genome shotgun sequence genomic region, the following are encoded:
- the LOC132602605 gene encoding polygalacturonase-like, producing the protein MMMCKLSLLAIFPLFLIFLFNLSLAANTIYNVQNYGAKSNGKTDSSNAFLSAWTAACASTSAATIYVPRGSYLIRNAYFSGETCKSNAITIRIDGTLLAPSDYNVIGKSGNWIKFEKVTGVSIYGGTFDGQGAGLWACKTSGKKCPKGTTALAFYNSDKIIINGVTAQNSQMFHILVDGCHNVKLQGVRVSAPGNSPNTDGIHVQSSSGVSIMNSRIGTGDDCISIGPGNSNLWIESIACGPGHGISIGSLGWKLQEARVQNVTVKTVTFTGTDNGVRVKTWARPSSGFVRGVLFQHIVMANVQNPILIDQNYCPNHESCPHQGSGVKISDVTYQDIHGTSATEVAVKLDCSKTNPCTGITLEDVKLSYKDGSAKASCVNAGGRASGFEQLTGCL; encoded by the exons ATGATGATGTGCAAACTTAGTCTCTTAGCAATATTCCCACTTTTCTTGATCTTTCTCTTCAACCTATCATTAGCAGCAAATACCATTTACAATGTCCAAAATTATGGAGCAAAATCCAATGGCAAAACAGACTCATCAAATGCTTTTTTGAGTGCATGGACTGCAGCCTGTGCTTCTACTAGCGCGGCCACTATATACGTGCCACGTGGAAGTTACCTGATTCGCAACGCATACTTCAGTGGCGAGACATGCAAGAGCAACGCTATTACTATACGCATTGATGGCACTCTCTTAGCTCCCTCTGATTATAATGTGATTGGCAAGTCTGGAAATTGGATAAAGTTCGAAAAAGTCACCGGAGTTTCTATCTATGGTGGAACTTTTGATGGACAAGGTGCTGGTCTTTGGGCTTGCAAGACCTCTGGCAAGAAATGTCCTAAGGGAACTACG GCACTGGCCTTTTACAACTCGGATAAAATCATAATCAACGGAGTAACTGCACAAAATAGTCAAATGTTCCATATTTTGGTTGATGGCTGCCATAATGTGAAGCTACAAGGAGTGAGAGTCTCAGCTCCAGGAAATAGCCCCAACACCGATGGAATTCATGTACAATCATCATCAGGAGTCAGCATTATGAACTCACGTATTGGTACTGGAGATGATTGCATCTCAATTGGCCCTGGAAATTCTAACTTATGGATCGAAAGCATTGCTTGTGGCCCTGGCCATGGAATCAG CATTGGAAGTTTAGGCTGGAAGTTACAAGAGGCAAGAGTTCAAAATGTGACAGTTAAGACCGTTACTTTCACCGGAACAGATAATGGTGTGAGAGTGAAAACTTGGGCAAGGCCTAGCAGTGGCTTTGTTAGAGGTGTCCTCTTTCAGCATATTGTTATGGCTAATGTTCAAAACCCAATCCTCATAGACCAAAATTACTGCCCTAATCACGAAAGTTGTCCTCATCAG GGCTCGGGCGTGAAGATAAGTGATGTAACATATCAAGACATACATGGAACATCGGCTACAGAAGTTGCAGTGAAACTAGACTGTAGCAAAACGAATCCATGTACTGGAATAACACTTGAAGATGTGAAACTTAGTTACAAAGATGGTTCAGCTAAAGCTTCATGTGTTAATGCTGGAGGAAGAGCTTCTGGTTTTGAACAACTTACTGGCTGCTTATAA